A stretch of DNA from Leopardus geoffroyi isolate Oge1 chromosome B3, O.geoffroyi_Oge1_pat1.0, whole genome shotgun sequence:
ACTGGGATCTAtacattttttgtaatttatgttCTGCTGCTTCTGCTAAAGCAAGGCTTCGTTTTAGGTGCTCTCTAGAGGCTCGAATGTCCTCTCTGTATTCTGGCTTGAGGCTTTCAACAAGAGGTGCCTGTCGCACCTGTGAACTAAtatctgaaatttttttcaaaatgtcttcGTTATTCAAAATCTGTGGGTGTCTTCCAAATGTTATTGTTTCAAGTGTTCCCACTGTATATTCGCCTGAGAGCTGAGGAACATCTTCTGGTTCTGTGACAGTATCCATGTCAGTGCTCCTACTTAAAGGGGTGACATCTGGACTTGTGGATGATTTAGTGACATTTGGCAATGGCTTTGGCGCCTCAGTGGATCTTACTTCTGaatctggctctggctctggctctttAATAATATAAGGTTCATCGGCATGTAAAACAACCGAAACATTATTTGGTTTAATTGACCAGAATGCTGTACTTTCAGtagatttttccttccttcctggcatTGTGAAGCCTCCAGTGGGAGAAGCTGTGGTTGCTTCACTGACAGGATTCGTTAAAACATCATTTTCAGTTGAAGTGTCTCCATGTGTAATTATCTCCTTAAATCTTGATAACTTTGGTCCTATAGAATGAGCATTATTTGGAGACTTTGATTTTTCCTCACGACCTGGCTCCCTAGTAGGAACACTTAGTATTAGGTTCTGTAAAACTTCTACATAATGATTTAAGTTTTGTTCTTCATCAGGCGTCACAGTTAtaccttaaggggaaaaaaatcaaatggtaaCACTTAGTATTACATATTGACATATTGACAGAATCTACTGTCCTAAATTTACTTCATATATTATCACTTAAAAGTTGAGATAAAGAACCA
This window harbors:
- the SPESP1 gene encoding sperm equatorial segment protein 1, which produces MKSLVLVVLLLWLSSVPAFPSITVTPDEEQNLNHYVEVLQNLILSVPTREPGREEKSKSPNNAHSIGPKLSRFKEIITHGDTSTENDVLTNPVSEATTASPTGGFTMPGRKEKSTESTAFWSIKPNNVSVVLHADEPYIIKEPEPEPDSEVRSTEAPKPLPNVTKSSTSPDVTPLSRSTDMDTVTEPEDVPQLSGEYTVGTLETITFGRHPQILNNEDILKKISDISSQVRQAPLVESLKPEYREDIRASREHLKRSLALAEAAEHKLQKMYRSQFLPLGRSSSGIDDIETVINMLYNSRSKLSEYLDIKYVPPEMREKATTVFNTLKKILCVSQLETQNLIRKLLNNNIKMLHLLDIP